A genomic segment from Psychrobacter arcticus 273-4 encodes:
- the thrS gene encoding threonine--tRNA ligase, giving the protein MVAITLPDGSVKNFEGNTTVMEVAQSIGTGLAKATVAGRVDGHLVDAHDPIVADAKVEIVTPRDDDGVDIIRHSCAHLLGHAVKQLYPDVKMVIGPVIDDGFYYDIYSETPFTPEHMAAIEKRMMELIKQDYDVIKKITPRAEVIKIFEERGEDYKLKLINDMPGEEAFGLYHHQEYVDMCRGPHVPNTRFLKVFKLTKMSGAYWRGDAKNEQLQRIYGTAWADKKDLKTYIQRIEEAEKRDHRKIGKALNLFHMQEQAPGMVFWHANGWTIYQVLEQYMRKVQQDNGYEEIKTPQIVDRSLWERSGHWGNYATNMFTTSSEKRDYAVKPMNCPCHVQVFNQGLKSYRDLPLRMAEFGSCHRNEPSGSLHGLMRVRGFTQDDAHIFCTQSQIQQEVADFIKLTLAVYEDFGFNNIIMKLSTRPEKRVGSDESWDFAEKALADALDNSGLDWAYLPGEGAFYGPKIEFSLKDSLGRVWQCGTIQVDPNMPERLDAEFVNEQNEREVPIMLHRAILGSFERFIGILIENYAGWMPVWLAPQQVVVMNITDKQAEACENVVNELKKSGLRAISDLRNEKIGFKIREKTLERIPYMLVLGDKEVESGSVNVRTREGENLGVMSVAEFIILVETAVAEKGRQTPKIDQE; this is encoded by the coding sequence ATGGTAGCGATTACTTTACCCGATGGTAGTGTAAAAAACTTCGAAGGCAATACAACGGTCATGGAAGTGGCGCAAAGTATTGGAACAGGGCTTGCTAAAGCGACTGTCGCTGGACGTGTAGATGGTCATTTGGTAGATGCACACGACCCTATCGTTGCTGATGCCAAAGTTGAAATCGTAACGCCAAGAGATGATGATGGTGTTGATATTATTCGCCATTCATGTGCTCATCTATTAGGTCATGCAGTCAAGCAGTTATATCCTGATGTAAAAATGGTGATTGGTCCCGTTATCGATGATGGTTTTTATTATGACATCTATAGTGAGACGCCGTTTACGCCTGAGCATATGGCAGCCATTGAAAAACGTATGATGGAGCTGATCAAGCAAGATTATGACGTTATCAAAAAAATAACGCCACGTGCTGAAGTGATTAAGATATTTGAAGAACGTGGTGAAGACTATAAGCTTAAGCTGATTAACGATATGCCAGGCGAAGAAGCCTTTGGTCTATATCATCATCAAGAGTATGTCGATATGTGCCGTGGTCCGCATGTACCAAATACGCGATTCTTGAAAGTATTCAAATTGACTAAAATGTCAGGCGCTTATTGGCGCGGTGATGCAAAAAACGAACAACTGCAACGTATCTATGGTACAGCATGGGCAGATAAGAAAGATTTAAAAACTTATATCCAGCGTATCGAAGAAGCGGAAAAACGCGACCATCGTAAGATTGGTAAAGCGCTTAATCTATTCCATATGCAAGAGCAAGCGCCAGGTATGGTGTTTTGGCATGCCAATGGTTGGACGATTTATCAAGTACTTGAGCAATATATGCGCAAAGTACAGCAAGATAATGGCTATGAAGAAATTAAAACACCGCAAATTGTCGATCGTAGCTTGTGGGAGCGTTCTGGACATTGGGGCAATTATGCGACCAACATGTTTACCACGTCGAGCGAAAAACGTGATTATGCGGTGAAGCCAATGAACTGCCCATGTCACGTACAAGTGTTTAATCAAGGCTTAAAATCTTACCGTGACTTACCATTACGCATGGCAGAGTTTGGCTCATGCCATCGTAACGAACCATCAGGTTCGCTACATGGTTTAATGCGCGTTCGTGGTTTTACTCAAGACGATGCGCATATTTTCTGTACGCAGTCACAGATTCAACAAGAAGTCGCTGACTTTATTAAGCTGACCCTTGCTGTTTATGAAGACTTTGGTTTTAACAATATCATTATGAAACTCTCAACCCGTCCTGAAAAACGTGTCGGCAGCGATGAGTCTTGGGATTTTGCAGAAAAAGCTTTGGCTGATGCATTAGATAATTCAGGTCTTGATTGGGCTTATTTACCAGGTGAAGGCGCATTCTATGGTCCCAAGATTGAGTTTAGTCTGAAAGATTCATTGGGTCGCGTATGGCAGTGCGGTACCATTCAGGTTGACCCAAATATGCCTGAGCGTCTCGATGCCGAATTTGTTAATGAGCAAAACGAGCGTGAAGTACCGATTATGTTGCACCGTGCGATCTTGGGTTCATTTGAGCGCTTCATCGGTATCTTGATTGAAAACTATGCTGGTTGGATGCCAGTATGGCTGGCGCCGCAACAAGTGGTAGTGATGAATATCACGGATAAACAGGCGGAGGCTTGTGAAAATGTAGTAAACGAGCTGAAAAAATCAGGCTTACGCGCCATTAGTGACTTGCGTAACGAAAAGATTGGATTTAAGATACGAGAGAAAACATTAGAACGTATTCCCTATATGCTAGTATTAGGGGATAAAGAAGTCGAATCAGGCAGCGTCAACGTCAGAACTCGCGAAGGCGAAAATCTAGGCGTGATGAGCGTCGCTGAATTTATCATATTAGTAGAAACAGCTGTTGCCGAAAAAGGCCGACAGACCCCAAAAATAGATCAGGAGTAA
- the infC gene encoding translation initiation factor IF-3 has translation MNINEDISAKEVRLVKEDGEQMGVVDIDTAMKAAREDSLDLVELVPEAKPPVCKIMDYKHFLYDQKQKAKEAKKNQKQTQLKEMKLRPSTEEADYQVKLRKIVSFLEDQDKVKISIRFRGREMAHQEIGRKQLDRIIEDTADISNVEQYPKMEGRQMGMLLGPTKKK, from the coding sequence TTGAACATCAATGAAGATATCAGTGCCAAAGAAGTCCGTCTGGTCAAAGAAGACGGTGAACAAATGGGCGTGGTCGATATCGACACCGCGATGAAAGCGGCACGTGAAGACAGTCTAGATTTAGTCGAGTTGGTTCCCGAAGCCAAACCGCCAGTATGTAAGATCATGGATTATAAGCATTTCCTCTATGATCAAAAGCAAAAGGCGAAAGAAGCTAAGAAAAACCAAAAGCAGACTCAGCTAAAAGAGATGAAGCTTCGTCCTAGCACCGAAGAAGCAGATTATCAGGTTAAACTGAGAAAAATCGTCAGCTTCTTAGAAGATCAGGATAAAGTTAAAATTAGCATCCGTTTCCGCGGACGTGAAATGGCGCACCAAGAGATTGGTCGCAAGCAACTTGATCGTATCATTGAAGATACGGCTGATATCTCAAACGTCGAACAGTATCCTAAGATGGAAGGTCGTCAAATGGGTATGCTGTTAGGACCTACTAAGAAGAAATAG
- a CDS encoding toxic anion resistance protein has protein sequence MQELTPPANTSTPTITLTAPEPVKEIQKSEADQMVKLDESDIPELDAKVDAFVDHVINNSVHSSEFQQNVQSIHNLGNKEIRESAQVSNRMLELPAKSLNDSLFDNSPIAKSLTELRGIVEDLDPSKKELTSSRKLFGLIPFGNKIQDYFRQYESAQSHINAVVTSLYNGKDELLKDNAMIEQEKINMWELMQSIRQYIYVGKKIDEQLEQKVYAIEATDPEKARIIKEEMLFYVRQKNTDFLTQLAVNVQGYLALDTIRKNNLELIKGVDRATTTTISALRTAVVVAQAMTNQKLVLDQITALNKTTSSLIESTSAMLKRQSLEIHEQATSSTIELDKLQNAFNNIYDTMDMISTYKVEALENMKQTVNTLTTEVDKAQKYLDKSNQTTVLEVSKELNMKKITNQSNTVNIDI, from the coding sequence ATGCAAGAATTAACCCCACCTGCTAACACCTCTACACCAACGATTACTCTAACCGCGCCAGAACCTGTTAAAGAGATACAAAAGAGCGAAGCCGATCAAATGGTAAAATTGGATGAAAGCGATATTCCAGAGCTTGATGCCAAGGTAGATGCTTTTGTCGATCATGTTATCAATAACTCTGTACACAGCTCTGAATTTCAACAAAACGTGCAATCTATTCATAACTTGGGTAATAAAGAAATCCGTGAATCGGCGCAAGTGTCTAACCGTATGTTAGAGCTACCCGCTAAAAGCCTAAATGACAGCTTATTTGACAATTCCCCTATTGCTAAGTCCCTCACTGAACTGCGCGGTATCGTAGAGGATTTAGACCCCAGTAAAAAAGAGCTGACCAGCTCACGTAAGCTGTTTGGTTTGATTCCATTTGGTAATAAAATACAGGATTATTTCCGTCAGTATGAGTCAGCGCAATCTCATATTAATGCGGTAGTGACCAGTCTTTATAATGGTAAAGATGAGCTGCTCAAAGACAATGCTATGATCGAGCAAGAAAAAATCAATATGTGGGAGCTTATGCAATCGATTCGCCAATATATCTATGTGGGTAAAAAGATTGACGAGCAGCTCGAGCAAAAAGTGTATGCCATAGAAGCGACTGACCCTGAAAAAGCACGTATTATTAAAGAAGAGATGCTGTTTTATGTGCGCCAAAAAAACACGGATTTTTTGACACAATTGGCTGTGAACGTCCAAGGATACTTGGCATTAGATACTATCCGTAAAAACAACTTAGAGCTAATTAAAGGGGTGGATCGCGCCACTACCACCACTATCTCAGCCTTACGTACGGCAGTCGTGGTCGCACAAGCGATGACCAATCAAAAATTGGTACTTGACCAAATTACCGCTTTAAATAAAACTACTAGTAGCTTGATTGAATCAACTTCGGCAATGCTCAAGCGTCAATCACTTGAAATTCATGAGCAAGCGACCAGCAGTACCATTGAGCTTGATAAATTGCAAAACGCATTTAACAATATCTATGACACCATGGATATGATTAGCACTTATAAAGTTGAAGCACTTGAGAATATGAAGCAAACGGTCAATACCTTGACCACTGAGGTTGATAAAGCACAAAAGTACCTCGATAAATCCAATCAGACCACGGTATTGGAAGTGTCAAAAGAGTTGAACATGAAAAAAATAACCAATCAATCAAATACGGTCAATATTGATATTTGA
- the rnr gene encoding ribonuclease R: MSWNDPNASSEAQKYDNPIPSRELILSTINEHGEITHQQLAKAFNIADPDQFDALGNRLKAMTRDGQVNRDGRPYRYRTVTQHDIVTGTVSAHPKGFGFVLLSDMPDLFLHEKQMRWVFNGDTVEAVGTSTDNRGRTEGRIVDVVERRQNHFIGTLAHDEDGYCVELGSPNNHQPITVTEDNVQAFNAKQGSPVKVDIIDWPNQHEFATGKITEVLSDDNDRELIIETTLLNYDIPSEFSEAVLNQANDYQEPTEKDLKGRVDLRDLPLVTIDGEDARDFDDAVFAEKRSGGNYRVLVAIADVSYYVTPNSPLDQNAYERGTSVYFPHQVIPMLPEVLSNGLCSLNPNLDRLCMVADIKISRAGKITSYEFYPGVMHSQARLTYNQVNAYLENPKDSSVPKSLTENKDVKKSVDTLHQLYELLLKKREERHAMEFETVETYIKFNEKGGIEAILPRTRGDAQKLIEECMLLANTCAANFALKNELPVLYRNHDKPDGEKSMRIHEYAKNFGLSFPEENPTQADYQRIIEATKERPDAISIHSMLLRSMMQANYSPDNIGHFGLAYDEYSHFTSPIRRYPDLMLHRAIKAEVTNTKQPVMDFSLEGAGMQTSDTERRAEKASRYVESWLKCHYMKDHVGEEFDGVVTTVTNFGLFITLTDLYIDGLVHISNVGDDFFVYDEQQQQLIGKDRGTVFGLGDLVKVKVAGVNMDLLQIDFGLQAKLQSSKMNQTKKDHSNRSSQLNQSATNKDQPKKSPAKKSGSRGGRGNSKKS, translated from the coding sequence ATGAGTTGGAATGATCCAAACGCCTCAAGTGAGGCACAAAAATATGATAACCCCATTCCTAGTCGCGAGCTTATATTAAGCACGATTAATGAACACGGTGAAATCACGCATCAGCAATTGGCAAAAGCCTTTAATATTGCTGATCCTGATCAGTTTGACGCTTTAGGCAATCGCTTAAAAGCGATGACACGCGATGGACAAGTCAATCGTGATGGTCGCCCTTATCGTTATCGCACGGTCACTCAGCATGATATCGTGACCGGTACCGTATCAGCGCACCCTAAAGGTTTTGGTTTTGTACTATTGAGTGATATGCCTGATTTGTTTTTACATGAAAAACAAATGCGTTGGGTCTTTAATGGCGATACGGTAGAAGCCGTTGGCACCTCAACAGACAACCGCGGTCGTACTGAAGGTCGCATCGTTGATGTCGTTGAGCGTCGTCAAAACCATTTTATCGGTACACTTGCTCATGATGAAGACGGTTACTGCGTCGAGCTTGGTAGCCCAAACAACCATCAGCCGATCACCGTCACAGAAGACAATGTACAGGCTTTCAATGCTAAGCAAGGATCACCAGTAAAAGTTGATATTATTGATTGGCCAAATCAGCATGAATTCGCCACTGGTAAAATTACTGAAGTCTTGTCTGATGACAATGATCGCGAACTCATCATTGAGACCACGTTACTTAACTATGATATTCCATCAGAATTCAGTGAAGCGGTGCTTAATCAAGCAAATGATTATCAAGAGCCTACTGAAAAAGATCTAAAGGGTCGTGTCGACTTACGTGATTTACCATTAGTGACTATTGATGGTGAAGATGCCCGTGATTTTGATGATGCAGTCTTTGCTGAAAAGCGTTCTGGTGGTAATTATCGCGTCTTGGTAGCGATTGCGGATGTCAGTTATTATGTGACACCGAACTCACCACTTGACCAAAATGCTTATGAGCGTGGTACGTCAGTCTATTTCCCACATCAAGTGATTCCGATGTTGCCTGAAGTGCTGTCTAATGGTCTATGTTCACTGAACCCTAATCTTGATCGCCTCTGTATGGTTGCTGATATTAAGATATCACGTGCTGGTAAAATCACCAGTTATGAGTTTTATCCTGGTGTGATGCATTCGCAAGCGCGTTTGACTTATAATCAAGTGAATGCGTATCTTGAGAATCCAAAAGACAGTAGCGTTCCTAAATCGTTAACAGAAAATAAAGATGTCAAAAAATCTGTCGATACCTTACATCAATTGTATGAGTTGCTGCTTAAAAAACGTGAAGAACGTCATGCCATGGAATTTGAGACTGTTGAAACTTATATTAAGTTCAATGAAAAGGGTGGCATCGAAGCAATCTTGCCTCGTACCCGTGGCGATGCTCAAAAGCTGATTGAAGAATGTATGCTGCTTGCCAATACTTGCGCGGCAAACTTTGCGCTAAAAAATGAGCTGCCAGTTTTATATCGTAATCATGATAAGCCTGATGGCGAAAAATCGATGCGTATTCACGAATATGCCAAAAACTTCGGTTTAAGTTTCCCAGAAGAGAACCCAACTCAAGCAGATTATCAGCGCATTATTGAAGCGACTAAAGAGCGTCCTGACGCGATCAGTATTCATAGCATGCTGCTACGCTCAATGATGCAAGCAAACTATTCTCCGGATAACATCGGTCACTTTGGTTTGGCTTATGACGAGTATAGTCATTTTACCTCGCCGATTCGTCGTTATCCTGACTTAATGTTGCATCGTGCGATTAAAGCGGAAGTGACAAATACCAAACAGCCTGTAATGGATTTTTCATTAGAAGGTGCTGGCATGCAAACCTCAGACACAGAGCGCCGCGCTGAGAAAGCATCGCGCTATGTGGAGTCATGGCTGAAGTGTCATTATATGAAAGACCATGTCGGCGAAGAGTTCGATGGTGTCGTAACTACCGTCACAAACTTTGGTTTATTCATTACCCTGACCGATTTGTATATCGATGGTTTGGTGCATATCTCAAACGTCGGTGATGATTTCTTCGTTTATGATGAGCAGCAGCAACAGCTGATCGGTAAAGATAGAGGCACAGTGTTTGGGCTGGGCGATTTGGTTAAGGTGAAAGTAGCTGGCGTTAATATGGATCTGCTACAAATTGACTTTGGTTTACAAGCAAAGCTGCAGTCTAGTAAAATGAATCAAACTAAAAAAGATCATTCGAACCGTAGTAGCCAGTTAAACCAAAGTGCGACAAACAAAGATCAGCCAAAGAAATCACCTGCTAAGAAAAGTGGCAGCCGTGGTGGTAGAGGCAATAGCAAAAAGAGTTAA